From Zalophus californianus isolate mZalCal1 chromosome 16, mZalCal1.pri.v2, whole genome shotgun sequence, one genomic window encodes:
- the WDR81 gene encoding WD repeat-containing protein 81 isoform X2 encodes MLYVVHPYVQFSLHDVVTFSPAKLTNSQAKVLFILFRVLRAMDACHRQGLACGALTLHHIAVDEKLCSELRLDLSAYERPQEDENEETPVARDGPGIAPGEEGGGGPGCPTCQEELRGLVLDWVHGRISNFHYLMQLNRLAGRRQGDPNYHPVLPWVVDFTTPHGRFRDLRKSKFRLNKGDKQLDFTYEMTRQAFVAGGAGGGEPPHVPHHISDVLSDITYYVYKARRTPRSVLCGHVRAQWEPHEYPASMERMQSWTPDECIPEFYTDPSIFSSIHPDMPDLDVPAWCGSSQEFVSAHRALLESREVSQDLHHWIDLTFGYKLQGKEAVKEKNVCLHLVDAHTHLTSYGVVQLFDQPHPQRLAGAPALAPEPPLIPRVLFQTIQESIGREDLPGQLMNGGGRLVLEATPCEAGWVRDRPVAGEDDLEQATEALDSISLTGKAGDQLGSSSSASSQVPPGLLSFSVASASRPGRRSKPAGADPGEGEEGKILLPEGFNPVQALEELEKLGNFLTKGLGSQLEVPEQPQVQPPVQLQELFHRDMQALGVLLAEMVFATRVRTLQPDAPLWVRFEAVRGLCLRHPKEVPVSLQPALDILLQLSGPEGPAVAGRGKLAPLFEYRPVSQGLPPPCPAQLLSPFSSVVPFPLYFPALHKFILLYQARRVEDEAQGRELVFALWQQLGAVLGDITPEGLEILLPFVLSLMSEEHTAVYTAWYLFEPVAKALGPKNANKYLLKPLIGAYESPCRLHGRFYLYTDCFVAQLMVRLGLQAFLIHLLPHVLQVLAGVEASQEESKGLAGAPEDEESELPGAGPNSCAFREEIQMDGEPTASSGLGLPDYTSGVSFHDQAYLPETEDFQAGLYVAESPQSQEAEALSLGRLSDKSSTSETSLGEERAADEGGAPVDKSSLRSGDSSQDLKQSEGSEEEEEEEEGCVVLEEEEGDGEQDEITRASELTLADTVLSMDTVVARGGETDGEEEEEPLTEQSEGKEQKILLDTACKMVRWLSAKLGPTVASRYVARNLLRLLTSCYVGPTRQQFTVSSGESPPLSAGNIYQKRPVLGDVVSGPVLSCLLHIARLYGEPVLTYQYLPYISYLVAPGSTSGPSRLNSRKEAGLLAAVTLTQKIIVYLSDTTLMDILPRISHEVLLPVLSFLTSLVTGFPSGAQARTVLCVKTISLIALICLRIGQEMVQQHLSEPVATFFQVFSQLHELQHQDLKLDPVGRSEGQLPEVAFSDGQQRLVDPSLLDELQKVFTLEMAYTIYVPFSCLLGDIIRKIIPNHELVGELAGLYLESISPSSRSPASVEPPVPSTGPEWDPQSGGCPRDDGHSGTFGSVLVGNRIQIPDDSQPESPSLLGPIPGAGSGGLSSEEDHALKRELPRSAHGLSGNWLAYWQYEIGVSQQDAHFHFHQIRLQSFPGHSGAVKCVAPLSSEDFFLSGSKDRTVRLWPLYNSGDGTSETAPRLVYAQHRKSIFFVGQLEAPQYVVSCDGAVHVWDPFTGKTLRVMEPWDSRVPLTAVAVMPAPHTSITMASSDSTLRFVDCRKPGLQHEFRLGGGLNPGLVRSLAVSPSGRSVVAGFSSGFMVLLDTRTGLVLRGWPAHEGDILQIKAVEGSVLVSSSSDHSLTVWKELEQKPTHHYKSASDPIHTFDLYGSEVVTGTVANKIGVCSLLEPPSQATTKLSSENFRGTLTSLALLPTKRHLLLGSDNGVVRLLA; translated from the exons ATGCTCTACGTGGTGCACCCGTACGTGCAGTTCTCCCTGCATGATGTGGTCACCTTCAGCCCTGCCAAGCTGACCAACAGCCAAGCCAAGGTGCTCTTCATTCTCTTCCGTGTGCTGAGGGCTATGGATGCCTGTCACCGCCAGGGACTGGCCTGCGGGGCGCTAACTTTGCACCACATCGCGGTAGACGAGAAGCTTTGCAGTGAGCTTCGGCTGGACCTGAGTGCTTACGAGAGGCCCCAGGAGGATGAGAATGAGGAGACTCCTGTGGCAAGGGATGGGCCAGGCATTGcacctggggaggagggaggagggggacctGGGTGTCCCACCTGCCAGGAGGAACTTCGGGGCCTTGTGCTAGATTGGGTCCACGGCCGCATCAGCAACTTCCACTACCTCATGCAGCTAAATAGGTTGGCAGGTCGGCGGCAGGGGGATCCCAACTACCATCCAGTGCTGCCCTGGGTGGTGGACTTCACCACACCCCATGGACGCTTTCGAGACCTACGCAAGTCCAAGTTCCGCCTCAACAAGGGGGATAAGCAGCTGGACTTCACATATGAGATGACGCGGCAGGCGTTTGTAGCCGGTGGTGCGGGTGGTGGGGAGCCACCTCACGTTCCTCACCACATCTCAGATGTGCTCTCCGACATCACGTATTATGTGTACAAGGCTCGGCGGACACCCCGCTCGGTGCTCTGTGGACATGTGCGGGCACAATGGGAGCCCCACGAGTATCCCGCCAGCATGGAGCGCATGCAGAGCTGGACACCTGACGAGTGCATTCCTGAGTTCTACACCGATCCCTCCATCTTCTCCTCTATCCACCCCGACATGCCTGACCTGGATGTGCCGGCCTGGTGCGGCTCCAGCCAGGAGTTCGTGTCCGCCCACCGGGCGCTGTTGGAGAGCCGAGAGGTGTCCCAGGACCTGCACCATTGGATTGACCTCACGTTTGGCTACAAACTCCAGGGCAAGGAGGCTGTgaaagagaagaatgtgtgtctGCACCTGGTAGATGCCCACACGCACCTGACCAGCTATGGCGTGGTGCAGCTCTTCGATCAGCCGCACCCCCAACGCCTGGCTGGGGCTCCTGCCCTTGCCCCTGAGCCCCCACTCATCCCCAGAGTGTTGTTCCAGACCATCCAGGAGAGCATAGGCCGGGAGGACTTACCTGGACAGCTTATGAATGGGGGGGGCAGGCTGGTTTTGGAGGCCACTCCCTGTGAGGCTGGCTGGGTCAGAGACCGGCCTGTGGCAGGGGAAGATGACTTGGAACAGGCCACAGAAGCTCTGGATTCCATCTCCCTCACGGGGAAAGCGGGTGACCAGCTAGGTTCCTCCTCATCTGCCTCCAGTCAAGTGCCCCCAGGTCTCCTGTCTTTCTCAGTGGCCTCGGCCTCTCGACCAGGCCGCAGGAGCAAACCTGCTGGGGCAGACCctggggaaggtgaggaggggaAGATTCTTCTTCCCGAGGGCTTCAATCCTGTGCAGGCTCTGGAAGAGCTAGAGAAACTGGGCAACTTCCTGACCAAAGGCCTAGGGAGCCAGTTGGAGGTGCCTGAGCAGCCGCAGGTCCAGCCACCCGTGCAGCTGCAGGAACTCTTCCATCGGGACATGCAGGCGCTGGGGGTTCTGTTGGCCGAGATGGTGTTTGCCACCAGGGTCCGAACGCTGCAGCCCGATGCGCCTTTGTGGGTACGCTTTGAGGCTGTTCGGGGGCTCTGCCTACGCCACCCCAAGGAGGTCCCCGTGTCTCTGCAGCCCGCACTAGACATACTCCTGCAGCTAAGTGGACCTGAAGGCCCTGCGGTAGCAGGGAGGGGCAAGCTGGCCCCACTCTTTGAGTACAGGCCCGTCTCGCAGGGattgccccctccctgcccggcCCAGCTCCTCAGCCCCTTCAGCTCTGTGGTCCCCTTCCCCCTGTACTTCCCTGCGCTACACAAGTTCATCCTCCTGTATCAGGCAAGACGTGTGGAGGATGAGGCCCAGGGACGGGAGCTGGTGTTCGCTCTGTGGCAGCAACTGGGTGCAGTGCTGGGTGACATCACCCCGGAGGGCTTGGAGATCCTGCTGCCCTTCGTGCTGTCACTCATGTCTGAGGAGCACACGGCCGTGTACACAGCCTGGTACCTGTTTGAACCTGTTGCTAAGGCCCTGGGCCCCAAAAATGCTAATAAGTACCTCCTGAAGCCTCTCATTGGTGCCTACGAGAGCCCTTGCAGATTACATGGCCGCTTCTACTTGTACACGGACTGCTTTGTGGCCCAGCTGATGGTGCGGCTGGGCCTGCAGGCCTTTCTCATCCACCTGCTGCCCCACGTCTTACAGGTGCTGGCTGGCGTGGAGGCCTCCCAGGAGGAAAGCAAGGGCCTGGCGGGTGCCCCCGAGGATGAGGAGAGTGAGCTCCCGGGGGCCGGGCCCAACTCCTGTGCTTTCAGGGAGGAGATTCAGATGGATGGTGAGCCTACTGCCTCCTCGGGCCTGGGGCTCCCAGACTACACGTCTGGTGTCAGCTTCCATGACCAGGCCTACCTCCCTGAGACCGAGGACTTCCAAGCTGGGCTCTACGTGGCTGAGTCCCCACAGTCccaggaagctgaggctctgagCCTGGGTCGGCTGAGCGACAAGAGCAGCACCAGCGAGACCTCCCTGGGCGAGGAGCGGGCTGCAGATGAGGGTGGTGCTCCCGTGGACAAGAGCAGCCTCAGGTCAGGCGACAGCAGCCAGGACTTGAAGCAGAGCGAGGgctcagaggaggaagaggaggaggaggaaggctgtGTGgtgttggaggaggaggagggagacggGGAGCAAGATGAGATCACCAGGGCATCTGAGCTCACTCTCGCCGACACCGTGCTGTCCATGGATACGGTTGTGGCCCGAGGTGGCGAGACagatggggaggaagaggaggagccgCTGACTGAGCAGTCGGAAGGCAAAGAACAGAAGATCCTCCTGG ATACGGCCTGCAAGATGGTCCGCTGGCTCTCTGCCAAGCTTGGCCCCACGGTGGCCTCTCGCTACGTGGCCCGGAACCTGCTCCGCTTGCTGACATCTTGTTATGTTG GGCCCACTCGGCAGCAATTCACAGTGAGCAGTGGTGAGAGCCCCCCGCTGAGTGCTGGCAACATCTACCAGAAGAGACCGGTGCTGGGTGATGTAGTGTCAGGGCCCGTGCTCAGCTGCCTCCTGCACATCGCCCGTCTGTATGGGGAGCCTGTGCTCACCTACCAGTACCTGCCCTACATTAGCTACCTG GTGGCCCCAGGGAGCACCTCGGGCCCCAGTCGACTGAACAGCCGTAAGGAGGCAGGCCTGCTGGCGGCAGTGACTCTGACCCAGAAGATCATTGTGTACCTCTCGGACACTACCCTCATGGACATCCTGCCCCGAATCAGCCACGAGGTCTTACTCCCCGTGCTCAGCTTCCTCACGTCCCTCGTCACTGG GTTCCCGAGTGGGGCCCAGGCCCGGACCGTCCTGTGTGTGAAAACCATCAGCCTCATTGCCCTCATATGCCTGCGCATTGGACAGGAGATGGTCCAGCAGCACCTGAGCGAGCCTGTGGCCACCTTCTTTCAAGTCTTCTCTCAGCTGCACGAGCTTCAGCATCAG GATCTGAAGCTGGATCCCGTGGGCCGCAGCGAGGGCCAGCTGCCAGAGGTGGCCTTCTCCGATGGGCAGCAGAGGCTAGTGGACCCCAGCCTGCTGGACGAGCTGCAGAAGGTGTTCACCTTGGAGATGGCGTACACAATCTACGTGCCCTTCTCCTGCCTGTTGG GTGACATCATCAGGAAAATCATCCCCAACCACGAGCTGGTTGGGGAGCTGGCGGGGCTGTATTTGGAGAGCATCAGTCCAAGCAGCCGCAGCCCTGCCAGTGTGGAGCCCCCCGTGCCCAGCACCGGCCCCGAGTGGGACCCCCAGAGTGGGGGCTGCCCGCGGGATGATGGCCACTCGGGGACCTTTGGGAGCGTCCTGGTGGGGAACCGCATCCAGATTCCTGACGACTCTCAGCCCGAGAGCCCCAGCTTGCTGGGCCCCATCCCGGGGGCGGGCAGCGGGGGCCTCAGCAGCGAGGAGGACCACGCGCTGAAGCGGGAGCTGCCACGGAGTGCCCACGGGCTGAGCGGGAACTGGCTGGCGTACTGGCAGTACGAGATTGGCGTGAGCCAGCAAGATGCCCACTTCCACTTCCATCAGATCCGCCTGCAGAGCTTCCCGGGCCACTCGGGGGCCGTCAAGTGCGTGGCGCCCCTGAGCAGTGAGGACTTCTTCCTGAGCGGCAGCAAAGACCGCACGGTGCGCCTCTGGCCTCTCTACAACTCTGGGGACGGCACCAGTGAGACGGCCCCACGCCTGGTCTATGCCCAGCACCGCAAGAGCATCTTCTTCGTGGGCCAGCTCGAGGCCCCACAGTACGTGGTGAGCTGTGACGGGGCTGTGCACGTCTGGGACCCCTTCACAG GGAAGACCCTTCGCGTGATGGAGCCGTGGGACAGCCGGGTGCCCCTGACTGCTGTGGCTGTCATGCCCGCCCCGCATACCAGCATCACCATGGCCAGCTCTGACTCGACCCTGCGCTTTGTGGACTGCAGGAAGCCTGGCCTGCAG CACGAGTTCCGCCTCGGTGGCGGGCTGAACCCTGGGCTCGTCCGCTCCCTGGCCGTCAGCCCCAGTGGCCGTAGCGTGGTGGCTGGCTTCTCCTCGGGCTTCATGGTGCTCCTGGACACCCGTACTGGCCTGGTTCTGCGTGGCTGGCCAGCCCATGAGGGGGACATCCTGCAGATCAAG GCGGTGGAGGGCAGTGTCCTGGTCAGCTCCTCCTCTGACCACTCCTTGACCGTGTGGAAGGAGCTGGAACAGAAGCCCACGCACCACTACAAGTCAGCATCTGATCCCATCCACACCTTCGACCTGTATGGCAGCGAGGTGGTCACCGGCACGGTGGCCAACAAGATCGGCGTCTGCTCCCTGCTTGAGCCGCCCTCCCAGGCCACCACCAAGCTCAGCTCCGAGAACTTCCGAGGCACGCTCACCAGCCTGGCCTTGCTGCCCACCAAACGCCACCTCCTGCTGGGCTCGGACAACGGGGTCGTCCGCCTCCTGGCATAG
- the WDR81 gene encoding WD repeat-containing protein 81 isoform X4: protein MDGEPTASSGLGLPDYTSGVSFHDQAYLPETEDFQAGLYVAESPQSQEAEALSLGRLSDKSSTSETSLGEERAADEGGAPVDKSSLRSGDSSQDLKQSEGSEEEEEEEEGCVVLEEEEGDGEQDEITRASELTLADTVLSMDTVVARGGETDGEEEEEPLTEQSEGKEQKILLDTACKMVRWLSAKLGPTVASRYVARNLLRLLTSCYVGPTRQQFTVSSGESPPLSAGNIYQKRPVLGDVVSGPVLSCLLHIARLYGEPVLTYQYLPYISYLVAPGSTSGPSRLNSRKEAGLLAAVTLTQKIIVYLSDTTLMDILPRISHEVLLPVLSFLTSLVTGFPSGAQARTVLCVKTISLIALICLRIGQEMVQQHLSEPVATFFQVFSQLHELQHQDLKLDPVGRSEGQLPEVAFSDGQQRLVDPSLLDELQKVFTLEMAYTIYVPFSCLLGDIIRKIIPNHELVGELAGLYLESISPSSRSPASVEPPVPSTGPEWDPQSGGCPRDDGHSGTFGSVLVGNRIQIPDDSQPESPSLLGPIPGAGSGGLSSEEDHALKRELPRSAHGLSGNWLAYWQYEIGVSQQDAHFHFHQIRLQSFPGHSGAVKCVAPLSSEDFFLSGSKDRTVRLWPLYNSGDGTSETAPRLVYAQHRKSIFFVGQLEAPQYVVSCDGAVHVWDPFTGKTLRVMEPWDSRVPLTAVAVMPAPHTSITMASSDSTLRFVDCRKPGLQHEFRLGGGLNPGLVRSLAVSPSGRSVVAGFSSGFMVLLDTRTGLVLRGWPAHEGDILQIKAVEGSVLVSSSSDHSLTVWKELEQKPTHHYKSASDPIHTFDLYGSEVVTGTVANKIGVCSLLEPPSQATTKLSSENFRGTLTSLALLPTKRHLLLGSDNGVVRLLA, encoded by the exons ATGGATGGTGAGCCTACTGCCTCCTCGGGCCTGGGGCTCCCAGACTACACGTCTGGTGTCAGCTTCCATGACCAGGCCTACCTCCCTGAGACCGAGGACTTCCAAGCTGGGCTCTACGTGGCTGAGTCCCCACAGTCccaggaagctgaggctctgagCCTGGGTCGGCTGAGCGACAAGAGCAGCACCAGCGAGACCTCCCTGGGCGAGGAGCGGGCTGCAGATGAGGGTGGTGCTCCCGTGGACAAGAGCAGCCTCAGGTCAGGCGACAGCAGCCAGGACTTGAAGCAGAGCGAGGgctcagaggaggaagaggaggaggaggaaggctgtGTGgtgttggaggaggaggagggagacggGGAGCAAGATGAGATCACCAGGGCATCTGAGCTCACTCTCGCCGACACCGTGCTGTCCATGGATACGGTTGTGGCCCGAGGTGGCGAGACagatggggaggaagaggaggagccgCTGACTGAGCAGTCGGAAGGCAAAGAACAGAAGATCCTCCTGG ATACGGCCTGCAAGATGGTCCGCTGGCTCTCTGCCAAGCTTGGCCCCACGGTGGCCTCTCGCTACGTGGCCCGGAACCTGCTCCGCTTGCTGACATCTTGTTATGTTG GGCCCACTCGGCAGCAATTCACAGTGAGCAGTGGTGAGAGCCCCCCGCTGAGTGCTGGCAACATCTACCAGAAGAGACCGGTGCTGGGTGATGTAGTGTCAGGGCCCGTGCTCAGCTGCCTCCTGCACATCGCCCGTCTGTATGGGGAGCCTGTGCTCACCTACCAGTACCTGCCCTACATTAGCTACCTG GTGGCCCCAGGGAGCACCTCGGGCCCCAGTCGACTGAACAGCCGTAAGGAGGCAGGCCTGCTGGCGGCAGTGACTCTGACCCAGAAGATCATTGTGTACCTCTCGGACACTACCCTCATGGACATCCTGCCCCGAATCAGCCACGAGGTCTTACTCCCCGTGCTCAGCTTCCTCACGTCCCTCGTCACTGG GTTCCCGAGTGGGGCCCAGGCCCGGACCGTCCTGTGTGTGAAAACCATCAGCCTCATTGCCCTCATATGCCTGCGCATTGGACAGGAGATGGTCCAGCAGCACCTGAGCGAGCCTGTGGCCACCTTCTTTCAAGTCTTCTCTCAGCTGCACGAGCTTCAGCATCAG GATCTGAAGCTGGATCCCGTGGGCCGCAGCGAGGGCCAGCTGCCAGAGGTGGCCTTCTCCGATGGGCAGCAGAGGCTAGTGGACCCCAGCCTGCTGGACGAGCTGCAGAAGGTGTTCACCTTGGAGATGGCGTACACAATCTACGTGCCCTTCTCCTGCCTGTTGG GTGACATCATCAGGAAAATCATCCCCAACCACGAGCTGGTTGGGGAGCTGGCGGGGCTGTATTTGGAGAGCATCAGTCCAAGCAGCCGCAGCCCTGCCAGTGTGGAGCCCCCCGTGCCCAGCACCGGCCCCGAGTGGGACCCCCAGAGTGGGGGCTGCCCGCGGGATGATGGCCACTCGGGGACCTTTGGGAGCGTCCTGGTGGGGAACCGCATCCAGATTCCTGACGACTCTCAGCCCGAGAGCCCCAGCTTGCTGGGCCCCATCCCGGGGGCGGGCAGCGGGGGCCTCAGCAGCGAGGAGGACCACGCGCTGAAGCGGGAGCTGCCACGGAGTGCCCACGGGCTGAGCGGGAACTGGCTGGCGTACTGGCAGTACGAGATTGGCGTGAGCCAGCAAGATGCCCACTTCCACTTCCATCAGATCCGCCTGCAGAGCTTCCCGGGCCACTCGGGGGCCGTCAAGTGCGTGGCGCCCCTGAGCAGTGAGGACTTCTTCCTGAGCGGCAGCAAAGACCGCACGGTGCGCCTCTGGCCTCTCTACAACTCTGGGGACGGCACCAGTGAGACGGCCCCACGCCTGGTCTATGCCCAGCACCGCAAGAGCATCTTCTTCGTGGGCCAGCTCGAGGCCCCACAGTACGTGGTGAGCTGTGACGGGGCTGTGCACGTCTGGGACCCCTTCACAG GGAAGACCCTTCGCGTGATGGAGCCGTGGGACAGCCGGGTGCCCCTGACTGCTGTGGCTGTCATGCCCGCCCCGCATACCAGCATCACCATGGCCAGCTCTGACTCGACCCTGCGCTTTGTGGACTGCAGGAAGCCTGGCCTGCAG CACGAGTTCCGCCTCGGTGGCGGGCTGAACCCTGGGCTCGTCCGCTCCCTGGCCGTCAGCCCCAGTGGCCGTAGCGTGGTGGCTGGCTTCTCCTCGGGCTTCATGGTGCTCCTGGACACCCGTACTGGCCTGGTTCTGCGTGGCTGGCCAGCCCATGAGGGGGACATCCTGCAGATCAAG GCGGTGGAGGGCAGTGTCCTGGTCAGCTCCTCCTCTGACCACTCCTTGACCGTGTGGAAGGAGCTGGAACAGAAGCCCACGCACCACTACAAGTCAGCATCTGATCCCATCCACACCTTCGACCTGTATGGCAGCGAGGTGGTCACCGGCACGGTGGCCAACAAGATCGGCGTCTGCTCCCTGCTTGAGCCGCCCTCCCAGGCCACCACCAAGCTCAGCTCCGAGAACTTCCGAGGCACGCTCACCAGCCTGGCCTTGCTGCCCACCAAACGCCACCTCCTGCTGGGCTCGGACAACGGGGTCGTCCGCCTCCTGGCATAG